A DNA window from Choloepus didactylus isolate mChoDid1 chromosome 9, mChoDid1.pri, whole genome shotgun sequence contains the following coding sequences:
- the C9H2orf66 gene encoding uncharacterized protein C2orf66 homolog, with protein MLVEYLSASLHHAQALLPLCVALMLLGHMQGATVRNEKWKPLNNPRNRDLFFRTLQAYFKGRGVDLGRFLNTSSMNEHPRPLSFQSELIASAFADYEEQKNSFPNYFKG; from the exons ATGCTTGTTGAATATCTCTCAG CATCACTCCATCATGCCCAAGCACTTCTGCCACTGTGTGTTGCCCTAATGCTACTTGGCCATATGCAAGGAGCCACAGTGAGAAATGAGAAGTGGAAGCCTCTCAACAACCCCAGAAACCGAGATCTG tttttcagaaCCCTTCAGGCATATTTTAAGGGAAGAGGTGTTGATCTTGGGAGGTTTCTAAATACCTCCTCCATGAACGAGCATCCCAGACCTCTCTCTTTCCAATCAGAACTTATTGCTTCTGCATTTGCAGATTATGAAGAGCAGAAAAACTCCTTCCCCAATTATTTCAAAGGCTGA